In the genome of Cellulomonas sp. WB94, one region contains:
- a CDS encoding pyridoxal-dependent decarboxylase, producing MTARWEVFAPALDRALVHARHWLTSVPDRPIPAQTTADAVLASIGGPLPDDGRAPELVIDELAAAVEPGLMAIGSGRFFGWVMGGSQPAPLAADWLTSTWDQNSAMRAATPGTAAVEEAAATWLLDLLGLPGSADVGFATGATTANFIGLGAARHQVLADAGWDVETAGLTGAPRVRVLAGAERHGSVDLALRYLGLGTPTAVAADDQGRIRVADLARELAAGDGPTIVCLQAGNLHSGAFDPFGEAIAVAHAHGAWVHVDGAFGLWAAASPRLRVLVDGYAAADSWATDAHKTLNVPYDCGVAIIARPDAVRAAFSLQTAYFAGFQGAGEPMDKVPEMSRRARGVPVWAALRALGRRGVAELVEGLVDRAHQLAEGIARIDGAEIVNDVEFTQVCVTFGSDERTREVTERLLADGATWMSGSRWRDRAVLRISVSNWSTDDEDVALSLEAVRRTAAGPGPAA from the coding sequence GTGACAGCCCGCTGGGAAGTGTTCGCTCCGGCCCTCGACCGTGCCCTCGTGCACGCTCGGCACTGGCTCACGTCCGTCCCGGACCGCCCCATCCCCGCGCAGACCACGGCAGATGCGGTCCTCGCGAGCATCGGCGGGCCACTGCCCGACGACGGGCGCGCCCCTGAGCTGGTGATCGACGAGCTCGCCGCAGCTGTGGAGCCCGGGCTGATGGCCATCGGCTCCGGACGGTTCTTCGGCTGGGTCATGGGAGGCAGCCAGCCCGCGCCGCTCGCCGCAGACTGGCTGACGAGCACGTGGGACCAGAACAGCGCCATGCGCGCGGCCACCCCCGGGACGGCCGCCGTCGAGGAGGCGGCCGCGACGTGGCTCCTGGACCTGCTGGGGCTGCCCGGCTCGGCCGACGTCGGGTTTGCGACCGGCGCCACCACGGCCAACTTCATCGGCCTGGGCGCCGCGCGGCACCAGGTCCTGGCGGATGCGGGGTGGGACGTCGAGACGGCGGGACTCACGGGCGCCCCCCGAGTTCGTGTCCTCGCCGGTGCGGAGCGGCACGGGAGCGTCGACCTTGCCCTGCGGTACCTGGGCCTCGGCACGCCGACCGCGGTGGCCGCCGACGACCAGGGGCGGATCCGTGTCGCCGACCTGGCCCGTGAGCTCGCGGCCGGCGACGGACCGACGATCGTCTGCCTGCAGGCCGGAAACCTGCACTCGGGCGCGTTCGACCCGTTCGGCGAGGCGATCGCCGTCGCGCACGCCCACGGCGCATGGGTCCACGTCGACGGCGCCTTCGGGCTGTGGGCCGCCGCCTCACCACGTCTGCGCGTGCTCGTGGACGGCTACGCGGCGGCCGACTCGTGGGCCACCGACGCCCACAAGACCCTCAACGTGCCGTACGACTGCGGCGTCGCGATCATCGCCCGGCCCGACGCCGTGCGCGCGGCGTTCTCGCTCCAGACCGCGTACTTCGCGGGCTTCCAAGGTGCCGGTGAGCCGATGGACAAGGTGCCCGAGATGTCGCGGCGGGCCCGCGGCGTACCGGTGTGGGCGGCGCTGCGCGCGCTGGGACGACGTGGCGTCGCCGAGCTCGTCGAGGGTCTCGTCGACCGGGCCCACCAGCTCGCCGAGGGGATCGCACGGATCGACGGCGCCGAGATCGTCAACGACGTGGAGTTCACGCAGGTGTGCGTGACCTTCGGTTCGGACGAGCGCACGCGCGAGGTCACCGAGCGCCTGCTCGCCGACGGGGCCACCTGGATGTCCGGGTCACGGTGGCGGGACCGTGCGGTGCTGCGCATCTCGGTGAGCAACTGGTCGACCGACGACGAGGACGTCGCACTCTCGCTCGAGGCGGTCCGTCGGACGGCCGCCGGGCCCGGCCCCGCCGCCTGA
- the dinB gene encoding DNA polymerase IV: MPSGGATILHADLDAFYASVEQLLDPALRGRPIAVGGGPRGGVVLAASYEAKRFGVQGGMPGWRAARLCPELRFVRGHFSEYQRLGDAVMAVLADFTPLVERISIDEAFLDVSGSTHLFGPPEAIGATIRRRVRVDIGLPISVGAARTKHLAKIASQVAKPDGLVVVRPGFEREFLDPLPVGLIWGVGPVNQKRLADQGIRTIGELAQTPSSAVERLLGYAVGRKLNAMALDEDPRRIVTDHRARSVGAQSALPRRSPEPEDLRAVLAHLADRITRRMRAKDLAGRTVTVRVRFPGMHAVTRSHTLREPVAATLTLTEIAERLVWSAINDAPAPCEITLLAVSVSNLTEQRTIQLELDLPPQDPWRPGTDAGAARRAVDGSMDRIRSRFGGDAVGYLPVVLRNGGVVPDEFRELAEHEL; the protein is encoded by the coding sequence ATGCCCAGCGGTGGCGCGACGATCCTGCACGCCGACCTCGACGCCTTCTACGCGTCGGTCGAGCAGCTCCTCGATCCCGCGCTGCGCGGGCGCCCGATCGCTGTCGGCGGCGGCCCTCGCGGCGGTGTCGTGCTCGCCGCGTCCTACGAGGCCAAGCGCTTCGGGGTGCAGGGTGGCATGCCCGGATGGCGCGCCGCGCGGCTCTGCCCCGAGCTGCGGTTCGTCCGCGGTCACTTCTCCGAGTACCAGCGCCTCGGGGACGCGGTCATGGCGGTCCTGGCGGACTTCACGCCCCTCGTGGAGCGGATCTCGATCGACGAGGCGTTCCTCGACGTGTCGGGCTCGACGCATCTGTTCGGCCCCCCCGAGGCGATCGGCGCGACGATCCGCCGCCGGGTCCGGGTCGACATCGGCCTGCCCATCTCGGTGGGCGCCGCACGGACCAAGCACCTGGCCAAGATCGCGTCCCAGGTGGCGAAGCCCGACGGGCTCGTCGTGGTGAGGCCCGGATTCGAGCGGGAGTTCCTCGACCCGCTCCCGGTCGGGCTCATCTGGGGCGTCGGGCCCGTGAACCAGAAGCGCCTCGCCGATCAGGGCATCCGGACGATCGGCGAGCTCGCCCAGACGCCGTCGTCGGCGGTCGAGCGTCTCCTCGGTTACGCCGTCGGGCGCAAGCTCAACGCCATGGCGCTGGACGAGGATCCGCGCCGGATCGTGACCGACCACCGCGCGCGGTCGGTGGGCGCGCAGTCCGCACTCCCCCGCCGCAGCCCCGAGCCCGAGGACCTGCGGGCCGTGCTCGCCCACCTGGCGGACCGGATCACGCGGCGGATGCGCGCGAAGGATCTCGCGGGGCGCACGGTCACTGTTCGCGTGCGGTTTCCCGGGATGCACGCGGTGACCCGCTCCCACACGCTGCGGGAGCCGGTCGCCGCGACTCTCACGCTCACCGAGATCGCCGAGCGACTGGTGTGGTCGGCGATCAACGACGCCCCCGCGCCGTGCGAGATCACGCTGCTCGCGGTCTCGGTCTCGAACCTCACCGAGCAGCGCACGATCCAGCTCGAGCTCGACCTCCCGCCGCAGGACCCGTGGCGGCCGGGTACCGACGCCGGCGCCGCACGGCGGGCCGTCGACGGGTCGATGGACCGGATCAGGAGCCGGTTCGGCGGTGACGCGGTGGGCTACCTGCCCGTCGTCCTGCGCAACGGCGGCGTGGTGCCCGACGAGTTCAGGGAGCTCGCCGAGCACGAGCTCTGA
- a CDS encoding alcohol dehydrogenase catalytic domain-containing protein translates to MRGAIIHAPGDVRYEDRPDPVVIEPTDAVIRTVAACVCGSDLWRYRGLADVARPVPIGHEYVGIVEAVGAAVTTVKPGDFVVGGFLYSDNACPVCRKGTHSACQHGGGFDGCQAEKIRIPHADGTLIATPGRPPADLVPSLLALSDVMCTGWHAAVCAGVEPGMSVVVVGDGAVGLSGVLAAAQMGATTVIAMSRHASRQKIAREFGATHIVAVRGDEGIGADAVLECVGTEDARLQAVRATRPGGMIGVVGVPHGDLPTDQMFWANKGFRGGPAPVRAYLPHLIDLVWNRQIDPGKVFDLTLPLSAVAEAYKAMDERRAIKVLLEPEGVTSWQ, encoded by the coding sequence ATGCGAGGAGCAATCATTCATGCACCCGGGGACGTCCGCTACGAGGACCGTCCCGACCCCGTCGTCATCGAGCCGACCGATGCGGTCATCCGCACGGTGGCCGCCTGCGTGTGCGGGTCGGACCTGTGGCGGTATCGCGGACTGGCGGACGTGGCGAGGCCGGTGCCGATCGGGCACGAGTACGTCGGGATCGTCGAAGCGGTCGGCGCCGCCGTCACCACGGTGAAGCCCGGCGACTTCGTGGTCGGCGGCTTCCTGTACAGCGACAACGCCTGTCCGGTGTGCCGCAAGGGCACGCACTCCGCGTGCCAGCACGGCGGCGGATTCGACGGCTGCCAGGCCGAGAAGATCCGCATCCCCCACGCCGACGGCACCCTGATCGCGACGCCCGGCCGGCCGCCCGCCGACCTCGTCCCGAGCCTGCTCGCCCTGTCCGACGTGATGTGCACCGGATGGCATGCGGCGGTCTGCGCCGGTGTCGAACCGGGCATGAGCGTGGTCGTCGTCGGCGATGGCGCGGTGGGCCTGAGCGGCGTCCTTGCCGCGGCCCAGATGGGGGCGACCACCGTCATCGCGATGAGCCGGCACGCCTCACGTCAGAAGATCGCACGCGAGTTCGGTGCCACCCACATCGTTGCTGTGCGTGGCGACGAGGGGATCGGTGCCGACGCGGTGCTGGAGTGCGTGGGCACCGAGGACGCACGCCTCCAGGCCGTCCGGGCAACCCGTCCAGGCGGCATGATCGGCGTCGTCGGCGTCCCCCACGGCGACCTGCCGACCGACCAGATGTTCTGGGCGAACAAGGGCTTCCGCGGTGGCCCCGCTCCCGTGCGCGCCTACCTGCCGCACCTGATCGACCTCGTGTGGAACCGGCAGATCGACCCCGGGAAGGTCTTCGACCTGACCCTCCCGCTCTCCGCGGTCGCCGAGGCGTACAAGGCCATGGACGAGCGGCGAGCGATCAAGGTGCTCCTCGAGCCCGAGGGCGTGACCTCATGGCAGTGA
- a CDS encoding carboxymuconolactone decarboxylase family protein, with amino-acid sequence MAVSAAAQANHDELFPGHVSTLAQTDPELIEYFDNFAFDEVLQHGDLDTRTRLMVQLASMIAGQALREYRVMLGAALTVGVTPVEVKEIVYQAVPYVGTARVVDFLHATNEVLTDRGVELPLPGQSTTTPEDRFERGLAVQRQIIGSETVDSLYANAPDDEAHIQRYLSGNCFGDHYTRSGIDVPTRELLTLSMLVALGGCDPQVRGHVAANLNVGNDRARLIAVVTQLLPFIGYPRTLNALRAIDDVTAA; translated from the coding sequence ATGGCAGTGAGCGCAGCGGCCCAGGCGAACCACGACGAGCTGTTCCCGGGTCACGTCTCGACCCTGGCGCAGACCGACCCCGAGCTCATCGAGTACTTCGACAACTTCGCCTTCGACGAGGTCCTGCAGCACGGTGACCTGGACACCCGCACGCGGCTCATGGTGCAGCTCGCCTCGATGATCGCCGGCCAGGCGTTGCGGGAGTACCGCGTCATGCTCGGCGCCGCGCTGACCGTCGGCGTGACGCCGGTCGAGGTCAAGGAGATCGTCTACCAGGCGGTGCCCTACGTCGGCACGGCGCGGGTCGTCGACTTCCTGCACGCCACGAACGAGGTCCTCACCGACCGCGGGGTCGAGCTGCCCCTCCCGGGCCAGTCGACGACCACGCCCGAGGACCGGTTCGAGCGAGGGCTCGCGGTGCAACGGCAGATCATCGGCTCGGAGACCGTCGACTCGCTCTACGCCAATGCGCCGGACGACGAGGCGCACATCCAGCGCTACCTGTCGGGCAACTGCTTCGGCGACCACTACACGCGGAGCGGGATCGACGTGCCGACCCGCGAGCTGCTCACCCTGAGCATGCTCGTGGCGCTCGGCGGCTGCGACCCGCAGGTCAGGGGGCACGTGGCGGCCAACCTGAACGTCGGCAACGACCGTGCCCGGCTGATCGCCGTCGTCACCCAGCTCCTGCCCTTCATCGGCTACCCACGCACGCTGAACGCGCTCCGCGCGATCGACGACGTCACGGCTGCGTGA
- a CDS encoding SDR family oxidoreductase: protein MAPRTWLITGVSSGFGRELTTQLLERGDRVVGTVRDTSKVTDLLERHPGTFHVKVLDVTDADAVRSVVDAAFAEQGRIDVVVSNAGYGLFGAAEEMSDAQVDRLIAANLTGSIQLIRAALPHLRAQGGGRVVQISSYGGQVAYPGNSLYHATKWGIEGFVESVAQEVAPFGIGMTIVEPGGARTEFRYGSAQVADLTEVYDGNPAHAFLAMLDPANGLAPGDPARMAARIIDSVDIEPAPLRIVLGSQALAGTLATLRARVADFETQTELAASTDFPPGE from the coding sequence ATGGCACCACGCACCTGGCTCATCACCGGCGTGAGCAGCGGCTTCGGTCGCGAGCTCACCACCCAGCTCCTGGAGCGCGGAGACCGCGTCGTCGGCACCGTCCGTGACACCAGCAAGGTCACCGACCTGCTCGAGCGGCACCCGGGCACGTTCCACGTCAAGGTGCTCGACGTGACCGACGCGGACGCCGTCCGGTCGGTCGTCGACGCGGCGTTCGCGGAGCAGGGTCGGATCGATGTCGTCGTGAGCAACGCGGGCTACGGCCTGTTCGGCGCTGCCGAGGAGATGTCCGACGCGCAGGTCGACCGGCTGATCGCGGCCAACCTCACCGGGTCGATCCAGCTCATCCGTGCCGCACTGCCGCACCTGCGCGCGCAGGGCGGCGGCCGGGTCGTCCAGATCTCGTCGTACGGCGGGCAGGTCGCCTACCCCGGCAACTCCCTGTACCACGCGACGAAGTGGGGCATCGAGGGGTTCGTCGAGTCCGTCGCACAGGAGGTCGCGCCGTTCGGCATCGGCATGACGATCGTCGAGCCCGGCGGAGCACGGACCGAGTTCCGGTACGGCAGCGCTCAGGTCGCCGATCTGACCGAGGTGTACGACGGCAACCCGGCGCACGCCTTCCTGGCGATGCTCGACCCGGCGAACGGCTTGGCCCCCGGCGACCCTGCGCGGATGGCTGCGCGCATCATCGACAGCGTCGACATCGAGCCGGCGCCGCTGCGCATCGTGCTCGGCTCGCAGGCGCTCGCGGGCACGCTGGCGACGCTGCGTGCCCGGGTCGCGGACTTCGAGACCCAGACCGAGCTCGCCGCGTCGACGGACTTCCCGCCCGGGGAGTGA
- a CDS encoding alcohol dehydrogenase catalytic domain-containing protein, translated as MRATFMYGAGDVRVENVPDPTIQQPTDAIVRVVRSCVCGSDLHPFHTLPTQVAGLPMGHELLGVVEQVGSAVSTLAKGDFVISPFAFQDNTCVFCREGVQTSCVHGGWYGAGGVGGGQAEAVRVPQADGTLVTVPGEVDDALLPSLLTLSDVYLTGYHAAHMGKVDARTTVTVIGDGAVGLSAVLASRQLGAERIILMGRHVARTDLGREFGATDVVAERGAEGVAKVMELTGGEGSHVVLEAVGHMPAYEQAYGIVRPGGVISRVGVPQYESAPIGFGSLFGKNAALTGGPAPVRAYIEAALPDVLEGRIEPGKVFDRTIALSDIAEGYRLMDAREALKVIVTP; from the coding sequence TTGCGCGCAACATTCATGTACGGCGCCGGCGATGTGCGGGTCGAGAACGTCCCCGACCCGACCATCCAGCAGCCGACCGACGCGATCGTGCGCGTCGTCCGGTCTTGCGTCTGCGGGTCCGACCTGCACCCGTTCCACACGCTGCCGACCCAGGTCGCGGGGCTGCCGATGGGCCACGAGCTCCTCGGCGTCGTCGAGCAGGTCGGCAGCGCCGTCTCCACGCTGGCGAAGGGCGACTTCGTCATCTCTCCGTTCGCGTTCCAGGACAACACCTGCGTCTTCTGCCGCGAAGGCGTGCAGACCTCGTGCGTGCACGGCGGCTGGTACGGCGCAGGTGGCGTCGGCGGCGGGCAGGCGGAGGCCGTGCGCGTGCCGCAGGCCGACGGGACCCTGGTCACGGTGCCGGGCGAGGTCGACGACGCGCTGCTGCCGTCGCTTCTCACGCTGTCCGACGTCTACCTCACGGGCTACCACGCGGCTCACATGGGCAAGGTCGACGCCCGCACCACCGTGACCGTGATCGGTGACGGCGCCGTCGGCCTGTCGGCTGTTCTGGCCTCTCGCCAGCTGGGCGCCGAGCGGATCATCCTCATGGGCCGCCACGTTGCCCGGACCGACCTCGGCCGCGAGTTCGGTGCGACCGACGTCGTCGCCGAGCGCGGCGCGGAGGGCGTGGCGAAGGTCATGGAGCTCACGGGCGGCGAGGGCAGTCACGTCGTCCTCGAGGCCGTCGGTCACATGCCTGCCTACGAGCAGGCCTACGGCATCGTGCGGCCCGGCGGCGTGATCAGCCGCGTAGGTGTTCCGCAGTACGAGTCCGCACCGATCGGGTTCGGCTCGCTGTTCGGGAAGAACGCCGCGCTGACTGGTGGTCCCGCGCCCGTGCGCGCCTACATCGAGGCCGCGCTGCCGGACGTGCTCGAGGGGCGGATCGAGCCCGGCAAGGTCTTCGACCGCACGATCGCCCTGTCCGACATCGCCGAGGGGTACCGCCTCATGGACGCCCGCGAGGCGCTCAAGGTGATCGTCACCCCGTGA
- a CDS encoding nitroreductase family deazaflavin-dependent oxidoreductase, with product MVYLKPPGFTRHVVNPLVSRLRTGGVEELTVSGRRSGQPRRVPVIPVQVGTHRYLVAPFGESRWVQNLRAAGEGELHGHGQPQHFVAHEIPVDQRAEIIDGYRRIAGRSVERCFRSLPDPGDHPVFEIESRLESPTG from the coding sequence ATGGTCTATCTGAAGCCGCCGGGCTTCACGCGGCACGTGGTCAATCCGTTGGTGAGTCGCCTGAGGACAGGCGGTGTCGAAGAGCTCACGGTATCCGGTCGGCGCAGCGGCCAACCGCGGCGTGTCCCGGTGATTCCCGTCCAGGTCGGGACGCACCGGTACCTGGTGGCACCGTTCGGTGAGTCTCGCTGGGTGCAGAACCTCCGCGCGGCCGGCGAGGGTGAGCTCCACGGGCACGGGCAGCCCCAGCACTTCGTCGCGCACGAGATCCCCGTCGACCAGCGGGCCGAGATCATCGACGGATACCGCAGGATCGCCGGTCGCAGCGTCGAACGATGCTTCCGGTCACTGCCCGACCCCGGGGACCATCCCGTCTTCGAGATCGAGAGCCGACTCGAGTCGCCGACCGGATGA
- a CDS encoding flavodoxin domain-containing protein, protein MSMLVLYASKHGSTQGIAERIAVTLTAAGQRVAVRPVQDAGAIDGYDAFVIGSAVYMGHWLKPAAEFVASHRELLATRPVWLFSSGPLGTEPTDAEGKDLREASEPKETAELLAAVHPRQHRGFFGALDPSSLTLPEKALRRLPAARAIMPAGDFRDWADIEQWAKDIAEELTTGTAGEAAR, encoded by the coding sequence ATGTCGATGCTCGTGCTCTACGCCAGCAAGCACGGTTCCACGCAGGGGATCGCGGAGCGCATCGCCGTCACCCTCACAGCGGCGGGTCAACGGGTCGCAGTCCGCCCGGTCCAGGACGCCGGCGCGATCGACGGCTACGACGCGTTCGTCATCGGGAGCGCCGTCTACATGGGCCACTGGCTCAAGCCTGCCGCGGAGTTCGTCGCGAGCCACCGCGAGCTCCTTGCGACCCGCCCGGTCTGGTTGTTCAGCAGCGGCCCGCTGGGCACCGAGCCCACCGACGCCGAGGGCAAAGACCTGCGCGAGGCGTCCGAGCCGAAGGAGACCGCGGAGCTCCTTGCAGCGGTCCACCCGCGCCAGCACCGGGGCTTCTTCGGTGCGCTGGATCCCAGCAGCCTGACCCTTCCCGAGAAGGCGCTGCGACGGTTGCCGGCTGCGCGGGCGATCATGCCGGCTGGGGACTTCCGCGACTGGGCCGACATCGAGCAGTGGGCGAAGGACATCGCCGAGGAGCTCACGACCGGGACCGCGGGGGAGGCCGCGCGATGA
- a CDS encoding DUF1876 domain-containing protein: MTHTWHVTINLFDTDDLKADGVVTKAHAVLTTSAGTTLNGYGRARRAPGDPDVPEIGEELASARALRDVADRLLKATSDDISQLEHHEVHLPQ, translated from the coding sequence ATGACCCACACCTGGCACGTGACCATCAATCTCTTCGACACCGACGACCTGAAGGCCGACGGGGTGGTCACCAAGGCCCACGCCGTCCTCACGACGTCGGCCGGCACGACCCTCAACGGCTACGGGCGCGCCCGCCGCGCCCCGGGCGACCCTGACGTCCCGGAGATCGGCGAAGAGCTCGCGTCCGCCCGCGCACTGCGCGACGTGGCCGACCGGCTGCTCAAGGCGACGTCCGACGACATCTCCCAGCTCGAGCACCACGAGGTGCATCTCCCGCAGTAG
- a CDS encoding 5'-nucleotidase C-terminal domain-containing protein: protein MSIPIARRVRRLGVLAAAVALVAVAASPAVADKGHGHENDYHLTVMGTTDLHGNALNWDYFKNAEYDDKAKNDLGLAKISTLVDQVRQDRGRSNTLLIDAGDTIQGTPLAYYYAKVEPITSGGIHPMAAAMNAIGYDAAALGNHEFNYGIPLLRKFQSQLNFPLLGANAIDDATGEPAFAPYVIKTIHPAHGKPIRVGILGLTNPGIAIWDKANVEGQLSFPGLVEQAKVWVPKMRKAGADVVIVAAHSGADTSSSYGDALPFPENAATLVAQQVPGIDAILVGHAHQEIAERIVTNESTGKPVVLTEPLKWGERLSLLDVDLSFTHGRWTVGSVHSSILNSNTVPEDPKIVNLLKSDQDKVVSYVNGVIGTATEPMSAATARYEDTAALDFINYVQAQEVKANLTGTDVGLPVLSIAAPFNKDAAIPAGDVSVRDIAGLYIYDNTLLGIKLTGAQVKAYLEKSSEYFKAVAGPGTYAAADVTNAPTATAPSGTPDYNYDVMGGLDQPLTYDVDLSQAPGARITHLQYGSQAIDDAAVFVVAINNYRQSGGGNFPGVTTAPVVYNKQLEIRQLLIDWVTAEQVIDPSTFSKTNPDWQLTFGDQALTITP from the coding sequence ATGAGCATCCCCATCGCGCGCCGCGTCCGGCGGCTCGGAGTGTTGGCTGCGGCCGTGGCGCTCGTCGCCGTGGCCGCTTCTCCTGCCGTGGCCGACAAGGGCCACGGGCACGAGAACGACTACCACCTGACGGTCATGGGCACCACGGACCTGCACGGCAACGCCCTCAACTGGGACTACTTCAAGAACGCCGAGTACGACGACAAGGCCAAGAACGACCTCGGCCTCGCCAAGATCTCGACGCTGGTCGACCAGGTCCGGCAGGATCGCGGTCGATCGAACACCCTGCTCATCGACGCGGGCGACACGATCCAGGGCACTCCCCTGGCGTACTACTACGCCAAGGTCGAGCCGATCACCTCCGGCGGCATCCACCCGATGGCCGCGGCGATGAACGCCATCGGCTATGACGCCGCGGCGCTGGGGAACCACGAGTTCAACTACGGCATCCCGCTGCTGCGGAAGTTCCAGTCGCAGCTGAACTTCCCGCTGCTGGGCGCGAACGCGATCGACGACGCGACCGGCGAGCCCGCCTTCGCGCCGTACGTGATCAAGACGATCCACCCCGCCCACGGCAAGCCCATCCGCGTCGGCATCCTCGGGCTGACCAACCCCGGGATCGCGATCTGGGACAAGGCCAACGTCGAGGGGCAGCTGAGCTTCCCCGGCCTCGTCGAGCAGGCGAAGGTCTGGGTGCCGAAGATGCGCAAGGCCGGCGCAGACGTCGTCATCGTCGCGGCCCACTCGGGCGCCGACACGTCGTCGTCGTACGGCGACGCGCTCCCCTTCCCGGAGAACGCCGCGACGCTCGTGGCCCAGCAGGTCCCCGGGATCGACGCCATCCTGGTCGGCCACGCCCACCAGGAGATCGCCGAGCGCATCGTCACGAACGAGTCGACCGGCAAGCCGGTCGTGCTCACCGAGCCGCTGAAGTGGGGCGAGCGACTGTCCCTGCTCGACGTCGACCTGTCGTTCACGCACGGCCGCTGGACGGTCGGCTCGGTGCACTCGAGCATCCTCAACTCCAACACCGTGCCCGAGGACCCGAAGATCGTGAACCTCCTGAAGTCGGACCAGGACAAGGTCGTGAGCTACGTCAACGGCGTGATCGGGACGGCGACGGAGCCGATGTCGGCTGCGACGGCCCGGTACGAGGACACCGCCGCGCTGGACTTCATCAACTACGTCCAGGCCCAGGAGGTCAAGGCGAACCTGACGGGCACCGACGTCGGCCTCCCCGTGCTGTCGATCGCAGCGCCCTTCAACAAGGACGCCGCGATCCCTGCCGGTGACGTGTCGGTGCGCGACATCGCGGGGCTGTACATCTACGACAACACCCTGCTCGGCATCAAGCTGACCGGCGCCCAGGTCAAGGCGTACCTCGAGAAGTCCTCGGAGTACTTCAAGGCCGTGGCGGGTCCGGGCACCTACGCGGCCGCGGACGTGACGAACGCCCCGACAGCCACGGCACCCAGCGGCACACCGGACTACAACTACGACGTCATGGGCGGGCTCGACCAGCCGCTGACGTACGACGTCGACCTGTCGCAGGCTCCCGGCGCACGGATCACCCACCTCCAGTACGGCAGTCAGGCGATCGACGACGCCGCGGTGTTCGTCGTCGCCATCAACAACTACCGGCAGTCGGGTGGCGGGAACTTCCCGGGCGTCACGACGGCACCGGTCGTCTACAACAAGCAGCTGGAGATCCGCCAGCTGCTCATCGACTGGGTGACCGCCGAGCAGGTGATCGATCCGTCGACCTTCTCCAAGACCAACCCTGACTGGCAGCTGACCTTCGGCGACCAGGCGCTCACCATCACTCCGTAG
- the fdxA gene encoding ferredoxin, translating into MTYVIGAPCIDVKDSACVEECPVDCIYVGARTLYIHPDECVDCGACEPVCPVEAIYYEDDLPGIQLPFLADNARFFEETLPGRSAPLGSPGGAAKLGAVGVDTALVAGHPGPQEPSAGV; encoded by the coding sequence ATGACCTACGTGATCGGTGCGCCATGCATCGACGTGAAGGACAGCGCCTGCGTCGAGGAGTGCCCCGTCGACTGCATCTACGTGGGAGCCCGCACGCTGTACATCCACCCGGACGAGTGCGTGGACTGCGGTGCGTGCGAGCCGGTGTGCCCGGTCGAGGCGATCTACTACGAGGACGACCTCCCGGGGATCCAGCTGCCCTTCCTCGCGGACAACGCGCGGTTCTTCGAGGAGACCCTCCCCGGGCGCTCGGCGCCCCTCGGGTCACCTGGGGGTGCCGCGAAGCTCGGAGCTGTGGGGGTGGACACAGCCCTCGTCGCCGGCCACCCGGGGCCGCAGGAGCCGAGCGCCGGCGTGTGA